Proteins from a single region of Chloroherpeton thalassium ATCC 35110:
- a CDS encoding C40 family peptidase, which produces MRLTKVNPTQHRLIFSLVALFLASVGLSLTACQSSNVASRYNKEPEEVCVEMEVKKIAPTNEERPASTYSPNSEIAHFSPRSSAASRLKEEIKKYLGVKYRYGGMDKTGMDCSGLIFRVFINAFDLILPHSTAALSQLGRSVPKTQLRFGDLVFFSEQPRKVTHVGIYVGKGQFVHASSSSGVIISSLEQRYYRQRYKDSRRIVTFQ; this is translated from the coding sequence ATGCGGCTTACGAAAGTTAACCCGACTCAACATCGTCTAATTTTTTCGCTCGTCGCGCTGTTTTTGGCAAGCGTTGGCCTTTCTCTCACGGCGTGCCAATCCAGTAATGTTGCCTCGCGCTACAATAAAGAACCTGAGGAAGTTTGTGTAGAAATGGAAGTCAAGAAAATTGCGCCAACAAACGAAGAGCGCCCGGCAAGCACTTATAGCCCAAATAGCGAGATTGCCCATTTTTCGCCAAGATCCAGCGCGGCCAGCCGCTTAAAGGAGGAAATCAAAAAATACCTTGGGGTGAAATATCGCTATGGCGGAATGGATAAAACGGGAATGGATTGCTCAGGATTGATTTTTCGTGTGTTCATCAATGCGTTTGATCTGATTTTGCCGCACTCCACGGCGGCGCTTTCGCAGTTAGGCCGAAGCGTTCCCAAAACCCAACTGCGTTTTGGCGATTTGGTTTTTTTTAGCGAGCAGCCGCGAAAAGTCACGCACGTTGGCATTTATGTGGGCAAAGGGCAATTCGTTCACGCCAGTTCCTCCTCAGGTGTGATTATCAGCAGCCTCGAACAGCGCTACTACCGCCAGCGCTATAAAGATTCGCGCCGCATCGTTACCTTTCAATAG
- a CDS encoding GNAT family N-acetyltransferase: MMKKSLKVEILAAQTEQELRGIEKIAQEIWREYYPSMISPDQIEYMLKRGYSIEVMKRELNDGVHYDQLFVDDLFSGYCAYGPDGEPGTLKLHKLYLKPSVHGFGLGQKLLTHVRNYAQQAGFERILLQVNKYNARAIAAYKRFGFNIREANTFDIGEGFFMDDFVMELCLREN, translated from the coding sequence ATGATGAAAAAGTCTCTTAAAGTTGAAATTTTAGCGGCACAAACCGAGCAAGAGCTGCGTGGCATCGAAAAAATCGCGCAAGAAATTTGGCGAGAATATTATCCAAGCATGATTTCTCCCGATCAGATCGAGTACATGCTGAAACGCGGCTATTCGATCGAGGTAATGAAACGCGAGCTAAATGACGGCGTTCATTACGATCAGCTCTTTGTTGATGATCTGTTTTCCGGCTATTGCGCGTACGGCCCAGATGGCGAGCCAGGCACGCTCAAGCTGCACAAGCTTTACCTAAAACCTTCCGTTCATGGATTTGGGCTTGGCCAGAAGCTGCTAACTCATGTTCGCAACTACGCGCAACAGGCGGGCTTCGAGAGAATTTTGCTTCAGGTCAATAAGTACAACGCGCGTGCAATTGCCGCTTACAAACGATTTGGGTTCAACATTCGGGAAGCGAATACTTTCGATATTGGCGAAGGTTTTTTCATGGATGATTTTGTGATGGAACTTTGCCTGCGCGAAAACTGA
- a CDS encoding aldo/keto reductase, whose amino-acid sequence MKYKLLGKSGLRVSEICLGTMTFGEEWGWGASKAESKKMFDAYAHAGGNFIDTANLYTNGSSEKFVGEFISSASDRAHFVLATKYSLATRKGDPNACGNHRKNLVQAIDASLERLGTDYIDLYWLHAWDFLTPVEEVMRGLDDLVRAGKVLYIGISDTPAWVVSRANMLAELRGWTPFVALQIEYSLIERSAERELLPMARELDLAVTPWAPLGAGLLTGKYTRGNAFPNGTRLKENSPKLNERNLKIAAAVDKVADEIGCSSSQVALNWLRAQAGVVVPIVGATNESQLKENLNCLNDELSKEQLTKLNQAAEIDLGFPHEFLQRPHIQEIIYGCTYEQIENHRARHS is encoded by the coding sequence ATGAAGTACAAACTTTTAGGAAAAAGTGGGCTGCGGGTTTCCGAAATCTGCCTGGGCACCATGACTTTCGGCGAAGAATGGGGCTGGGGCGCCTCGAAGGCTGAAAGCAAAAAAATGTTTGACGCCTACGCCCATGCCGGTGGAAATTTCATCGATACGGCCAATCTTTATACAAATGGATCAAGCGAAAAATTTGTGGGCGAGTTTATCTCCTCTGCTTCCGATAGAGCGCATTTTGTTTTGGCAACCAAATATTCGCTTGCCACACGAAAAGGCGATCCAAACGCTTGCGGAAATCATCGGAAAAATCTGGTGCAAGCCATCGATGCCAGCTTGGAGCGGCTCGGCACAGACTACATCGATTTATATTGGCTTCACGCCTGGGATTTTCTCACGCCAGTTGAAGAGGTCATGCGCGGACTCGACGATTTGGTTCGCGCCGGAAAAGTGCTTTACATCGGCATTTCCGATACGCCTGCTTGGGTGGTTTCTCGCGCCAACATGCTGGCCGAACTTCGCGGCTGGACACCGTTTGTTGCCCTACAAATTGAATACAGCCTTATCGAGCGCTCAGCTGAACGCGAACTTTTGCCCATGGCTCGCGAACTTGATCTTGCTGTTACGCCTTGGGCGCCGCTTGGCGCCGGCCTTTTAACCGGAAAATATACCCGCGGCAATGCGTTTCCCAATGGCACGCGATTGAAGGAAAATAGCCCGAAGCTAAACGAGCGAAATTTGAAAATCGCTGCGGCAGTCGATAAAGTGGCTGATGAAATTGGGTGTTCATCCTCGCAGGTGGCGCTAAACTGGCTTCGCGCACAAGCGGGCGTGGTGGTGCCCATTGTTGGCGCAACGAATGAGTCTCAGCTCAAAGAAAATTTGAACTGCTTAAACGACGAACTTTCGAAGGAACAGCTTACCAAACTCAACCAAGCGGCTGAAATCGATCTGGGCTTTCCACATGAATTTTTGCAGCGTCCCCACATTCAGGAAATTATTTATGGCTGCACGTACGAACAAATTGAAAATCATCGCGCACGGCATTCATGA
- a CDS encoding sigma-54 interaction domain-containing protein, with amino-acid sequence MQSGGIIIGQSPEIRRLMSLAKQVASTDVTVLLTGESGTGKEVFAKFIHRHSLRNTKTLIPVNCGAIPQGVLESELFGHEKGAFTGATQLRKGYFETADNGSIFLDEIGEMPLETQVKLLRVLETGEFQRVGASNTVHCDVRIIAATNRDLQKEVQEKRFREDLYFRLRTVELHLPPLRERQSDVLLLAEQFVHDFEKKHHRKFVGFTAQATEMLLRHTWPGNIRELRNLIESLIVLEHDEKITPEKLEKYLNRSREKEALLPEKPHADLDEKQLIYRALIQLQSDMSQIKAMMSHLLEDPSPPATSLLLPEPRQPIERAEEEPANRQDSLPELLRSFYDKAADGGQAPSLSELERYAIEETLKRYQGNKRKTAKALGITERTLYRKLNEYQIGKNSAGEN; translated from the coding sequence ATGCAAAGTGGCGGAATAATTATTGGACAGTCGCCAGAGATTCGCCGGTTGATGTCTTTAGCTAAGCAAGTCGCCTCCACCGATGTCACCGTTTTGCTTACCGGCGAAAGTGGAACAGGAAAAGAAGTTTTTGCGAAATTCATTCACAGACACAGCCTAAGAAATACGAAAACCTTGATCCCCGTCAATTGTGGTGCCATTCCTCAAGGCGTGTTAGAATCCGAGCTTTTTGGACATGAAAAAGGCGCTTTTACCGGCGCCACTCAACTGCGAAAAGGCTATTTTGAGACCGCCGATAACGGCTCGATTTTTCTGGATGAAATTGGGGAAATGCCGCTCGAAACGCAGGTCAAGCTGTTGCGCGTGCTCGAAACGGGCGAATTTCAGCGCGTGGGTGCTTCGAACACGGTGCATTGCGATGTGAGAATTATCGCGGCCACGAATCGCGATTTGCAAAAAGAAGTTCAAGAAAAGCGATTTCGCGAGGATTTATATTTTCGGTTGCGAACCGTCGAATTGCATTTGCCGCCGCTTCGTGAGCGGCAAAGCGATGTGCTTTTGCTTGCCGAGCAGTTCGTTCATGATTTTGAAAAAAAGCATCATAGAAAATTTGTCGGATTCACGGCGCAAGCCACCGAAATGTTGCTTCGCCATACATGGCCGGGAAACATTCGCGAATTGCGCAATTTGATTGAATCGCTCATTGTTTTGGAGCACGACGAGAAAATCACGCCGGAAAAATTGGAAAAATATTTGAACCGAAGCCGCGAAAAAGAAGCGCTTTTGCCCGAAAAGCCGCATGCGGATTTGGACGAAAAGCAGCTGATTTATCGCGCGCTCATTCAGCTGCAATCCGACATGTCGCAAATCAAAGCGATGATGTCGCATTTGCTGGAAGATCCTTCGCCGCCCGCCACCTCGCTTTTATTGCCCGAGCCGCGCCAACCGATCGAGCGTGCAGAAGAAGAGCCGGCAAATCGGCAGGACAGTTTGCCCGAACTGCTTCGCTCGTTTTACGACAAAGCCGCTGATGGCGGCCAAGCACCTTCGTTAAGCGAGCTGGAGCGATACGCCATCGAGGAAACGCTCAAGCGTTATCAAGGCAACAAGCGCAAAACCGCCAAAGCGCTGGGCATCACCGAGCGAACGCTTTACCGCAAACTCAATGAATATCAAATCGGAAAGAATAGCGCAGGGGAAAATTGA
- the trmH gene encoding tRNA (guanosine(18)-2'-O)-methyltransferase TrmH: MRFVSSDRFQQIKRLLDKRQPDLTVVMENVNKAHNLAAIIRTCDAVGIPKVHAVALRPEIRTKQNSASGANRWVDVQIHNSTEDVFSTLRQGGFQIFVAHFSPQATDFRAVDFTKPTALVVGAEWEGISETAISLADGSLYVPMVGMVESLNVSVATAIMLFEAQRQRTEKGFYDKPRLDEATYQRLLFELTYPQIATAYKQKDKALPKMNMDGEILRK, encoded by the coding sequence ATGCGGTTCGTTAGTTCTGATCGATTTCAGCAAATTAAACGCTTATTGGATAAGCGCCAACCCGACCTAACCGTCGTGATGGAAAATGTGAATAAAGCGCACAACCTTGCCGCTATTATTCGCACTTGCGATGCTGTGGGGATTCCAAAGGTTCATGCGGTGGCTTTGCGCCCGGAAATTCGCACGAAGCAAAATTCTGCATCCGGGGCAAATAGATGGGTGGATGTGCAAATTCACAATAGCACGGAAGACGTTTTTTCAACATTAAGGCAGGGCGGCTTTCAGATTTTCGTCGCACATTTTTCGCCACAAGCAACGGATTTTCGGGCAGTTGATTTCACCAAGCCCACCGCGCTTGTGGTTGGTGCGGAATGGGAAGGCATTTCCGAAACCGCGATTTCGCTTGCCGATGGCAGCCTTTATGTTCCAATGGTTGGCATGGTGGAGTCGCTAAATGTGTCGGTTGCCACCGCCATCATGCTGTTTGAAGCGCAGCGCCAGCGAACCGAAAAAGGCTTTTACGACAAGCCTCGTTTAGACGAGGCCACTTACCAGCGCCTTCTTTTTGAATTGACCTATCCGCAAATCGCAACGGCTTATAAGCAAAAAGACAAAGCGCTTCCCAAAATGAACATGGACGGCGAAATTTTGCGAAAATGA
- a CDS encoding CPBP family glutamic-type intramembrane protease: protein MKKILGYLKKHISEDFNLGFYLFTAVFLASAFWINYTFKFRREVIDSAATEWLKLLYYALFFAFPYYVTSVAYAFFYRKWDFLKSRAFWGVSGFMIFVLTLNRSTISMSDVILEAVSIPQEVSQLAWLILLYILRIATMLLPLIIFKLIWDRSRTDFYGLTTKNFDATPYLLMLLLMLPLILWASFQPAFLKTYPRYKPSAAEVFLQLPYTATMLIFQIFYALRFVMVELFFRGFAVMAMPAAMGRGVIMPMVVLYAFWHFGKPMGEALGSIFGSYILGILALESGSVLGGVFVHMGIALLMDWAAYLQVTYFK from the coding sequence ATGAAAAAAATTCTCGGTTATTTAAAAAAGCACATTTCTGAAGATTTTAATCTCGGATTTTATCTTTTCACAGCTGTTTTTCTTGCGAGCGCGTTTTGGATAAACTACACCTTTAAATTTAGGCGAGAGGTGATCGATAGTGCCGCCACCGAATGGCTCAAGCTGCTGTATTACGCGCTCTTTTTCGCATTTCCGTACTATGTTACCAGCGTGGCATACGCTTTTTTTTACCGAAAATGGGATTTTTTGAAAAGCCGCGCGTTTTGGGGCGTAAGCGGATTCATGATTTTTGTGCTCACGCTCAATCGCAGCACTATTTCAATGTCGGATGTCATTCTTGAGGCCGTTTCTATTCCGCAGGAAGTTTCTCAACTGGCTTGGCTCATATTGCTGTATATCCTTCGCATCGCAACCATGCTTTTGCCGTTGATAATTTTCAAACTCATTTGGGATCGATCCAGAACCGACTTTTACGGTTTAACAACGAAAAACTTTGATGCGACGCCTTATCTCTTGATGTTGCTGTTGATGCTTCCCTTAATTTTGTGGGCGTCGTTTCAGCCGGCTTTTCTGAAAACCTATCCGCGCTATAAGCCAAGCGCTGCGGAAGTCTTTCTGCAACTTCCCTACACAGCCACCATGCTGATATTTCAAATTTTCTATGCGCTGCGATTTGTGATGGTCGAACTGTTTTTTCGCGGCTTTGCCGTGATGGCCATGCCGGCGGCAATGGGGCGCGGCGTGATTATGCCAATGGTGGTTCTCTACGCCTTTTGGCATTTTGGAAAACCCATGGGCGAAGCGTTGGGCTCAATTTTTGGCAGCTACATTTTAGGCATTCTCGCGCTTGAAAGTGGTTCGGTGCTCGGCGGTGTGTTCGTGCACATGGGCATTGCCCTGCTGATGGATTGGGCGGCCTACTTGCAAGTGACCTATTTCAAATAA
- a CDS encoding TonB-dependent receptor plug domain-containing protein, translating into MKTYIVAILSFSILLFLGKSACAEDSLRVFQAKDLVVTASRSPMTAESAARSISIISSEEIKAAPVHNLQDMLLYVEGVHLQRRGPLGTQADVSVRGGTFEQTLILIDGNKVSDPQTGHHNLNLPVSLDDVERIEVLRGAASRLFGPNAFGGVINIITRKASLPELRTELAGGQHGYLSGAASLALPLENYLQQLSLTRQVSDGYRHNTDFEQTSVSYKSSLSLSQNALNFFGGYVDKAFGANQYYSEFYPDQWEQTQTGYLSLDGQFLLSEQAQTVMTPKIYWRHNEDEFLLERFDPSYRNFHKTDVYGGELQLGFSTGLGKTNIGLEAGREVIASTNLGNHARARGGIFLEEQLALGNSLTLVPGVAMYFYSDWNPQILPAIDAAYQLTETARIYGSIGKSFRIPTYTDLYYSDPISLSNPDLQPEEAWTYETGVAWQSPVWGASLGTFYRDGKNMIDWARATDDDKWQSRNVADVGTFGIEFSSSLNVKSLFNQSPISAAKFSYAFLNSGKSMGEMQSRYVFNYLKHQVIVGFTHQWFAGIEQNWSVRYEERKAQDGYALVDTKLSWRTSAENWRMEIYLEATNLFDKTYYEVEPVPMPGRWIVIGLRPAIF; encoded by the coding sequence ATGAAAACATATATCGTTGCAATTTTAAGCTTTTCAATTCTTCTTTTTTTGGGTAAAAGCGCTTGCGCTGAGGATTCTTTGCGCGTGTTTCAAGCCAAAGATCTGGTGGTGACGGCCAGCCGCTCGCCCATGACGGCGGAAAGTGCAGCAAGAAGCATTTCCATTATTTCGAGTGAAGAGATCAAAGCCGCGCCAGTGCATAATTTGCAAGACATGCTGCTTTATGTGGAAGGCGTGCATCTTCAGCGTCGCGGGCCGCTTGGCACGCAGGCCGATGTGAGCGTTCGCGGCGGCACATTCGAGCAAACCCTAATTTTGATTGATGGCAATAAAGTTTCCGATCCGCAAACCGGCCATCATAATTTAAACTTGCCCGTCTCGCTGGACGATGTCGAGCGCATTGAAGTGTTGCGCGGCGCGGCGTCGCGGCTTTTTGGGCCAAATGCGTTTGGCGGCGTAATTAATATTATCACGCGAAAAGCCAGTTTGCCAGAACTGCGCACAGAATTGGCGGGCGGCCAGCATGGCTATCTTTCTGGTGCGGCGTCGCTGGCGCTGCCGTTGGAAAATTATTTGCAGCAACTTTCGCTAACGCGCCAAGTTTCGGATGGTTATCGTCACAACACGGATTTCGAGCAAACCAGTGTTTCGTACAAATCCTCATTGTCGCTTAGCCAAAACGCGCTGAATTTCTTTGGCGGTTATGTTGATAAAGCGTTCGGCGCAAATCAATATTATTCGGAATTTTATCCCGATCAGTGGGAGCAAACCCAGACCGGTTACCTATCGCTCGATGGCCAGTTTCTCTTGTCGGAACAGGCGCAAACCGTAATGACGCCAAAAATCTATTGGCGGCACAACGAGGATGAATTTTTGCTGGAGCGCTTTGACCCGTCTTATAGAAATTTTCACAAAACCGATGTGTATGGCGGCGAATTGCAGCTTGGTTTTTCGACGGGTTTGGGCAAAACAAACATCGGCTTGGAAGCGGGGCGAGAAGTGATTGCAAGCACCAACCTTGGCAATCACGCGCGCGCGCGCGGCGGAATCTTTTTGGAAGAGCAGCTCGCGTTGGGAAATTCCCTAACGCTTGTTCCAGGTGTGGCGATGTACTTTTATTCCGATTGGAATCCGCAGATTTTGCCGGCCATCGATGCGGCGTATCAGCTAACGGAAACGGCGCGAATTTATGGTTCGATTGGCAAATCGTTTCGCATTCCGACCTACACCGACCTGTACTATTCCGATCCCATCAGCCTTTCGAATCCTGATTTGCAACCCGAAGAAGCTTGGACTTACGAAACCGGCGTGGCGTGGCAAAGTCCGGTTTGGGGCGCATCGCTCGGAACATTTTATCGAGATGGAAAAAACATGATTGATTGGGCAAGAGCGACAGATGATGATAAATGGCAATCGCGCAATGTGGCTGATGTCGGAACATTTGGAATCGAGTTCAGCAGTTCGCTAAATGTGAAATCGCTTTTCAACCAATCGCCGATTTCAGCTGCAAAATTTAGTTACGCGTTTTTGAACTCAGGAAAAAGCATGGGTGAGATGCAGTCGCGCTATGTGTTCAATTACTTGAAGCATCAAGTGATTGTTGGGTTTACGCATCAGTGGTTTGCCGGCATCGAGCAAAACTGGAGCGTGCGCTACGAGGAAAGAAAAGCGCAAGACGGATACGCGCTTGTAGATACAAAGCTTTCATGGAGAACAAGCGCGGAAAACTGGCGAATGGAAATTTACCTTGAAGCCACAAACTTGTTCGATAAAACCTATTATGAAGTTGAACCTGTTCCCATGCCAGGCCGCTGGATTGTGATTGGCCTTCGACCGGCGATCTTTTAG
- a CDS encoding vWA domain-containing protein — protein MTFLNPAILFALFAAAVPILIHFLNMKRRKKIEFASLQLIKEIQKSSLRRFKIRQWLLLLLRSLAIFLLVLAFSKPILPGYLAGNGFSNQTKTSAAIVFDTSPSMRYADQRNGDQWRVAKTAAMEVLENFSENDEIFLLFSCEASASVAAMSVAEARRQIAQQETSPVFSPTEELLRRALWLLANAKNFNRECYLISDFHPSGFLAQDTAFAKRRDYEKINLFVLNVAPSDKQNVALYHHEVLTKIFEPQKPIRVQAQARFSQSEPAQNAVVQLFLKEKLSAEKSLSPQPDGTAQTVLTAMPSGTGCTCGKILLEDDNLNADNQRFFSVYIPEKIHVLMAYENRETVRFLEAALKSYENPNFFELDFVSARQLDARNFAPFDALLLVGLENFSKTTLQKLKVFMENGGGVMLFAAPELKNYESYNQLLKLLGGGRFQPASETLDKSSFTLDPPHVRHPIFDGIYQNSNLARSNSQLQSSELPQIFARANYDKSPSEAAVLTYLDGRALCSSLKHGNGAAVIFATLPTPQATNLVWQPIFAPLIFRSVFFVSKKAQSATMAYTVGKPDEAILPQGTALHEHLIVKKPSGKAFIAPLRERLGSVRLQLQPALFDEIGIYEVRKSGAQGEELLEKLALNLAPSESEMGALKRQQVQQAIMKTGVDSTHIYFAETGKLSNEAVASLISGSRYGFGIWKYLLALAAACLILETVLAKKVRA, from the coding sequence ATGACATTTCTGAATCCAGCTATTTTGTTTGCGCTTTTTGCTGCTGCCGTCCCGATTCTGATTCATTTTTTGAATATGAAGCGGCGGAAAAAAATCGAGTTTGCCTCGCTGCAGCTCATCAAAGAGATTCAAAAAAGCTCGCTCCGACGGTTTAAAATTCGCCAATGGTTGCTTTTGCTGCTTAGAAGTTTGGCTATTTTTTTGCTGGTTTTAGCGTTTTCAAAACCGATTTTGCCGGGATATTTGGCCGGCAACGGTTTTTCCAATCAAACCAAAACCTCCGCCGCCATTGTTTTCGACACTTCTCCTTCGATGCGCTATGCCGATCAGCGGAATGGCGATCAGTGGCGTGTGGCTAAAACTGCCGCAATGGAAGTGCTGGAAAATTTTTCCGAAAATGATGAAATTTTCTTGTTGTTTTCTTGTGAAGCGTCGGCGTCGGTGGCCGCGATGTCTGTGGCGGAAGCGCGCCGACAAATTGCCCAACAGGAGACTTCACCCGTTTTTTCACCGACCGAAGAGCTGCTGCGCCGCGCGCTTTGGCTGCTGGCAAATGCGAAAAATTTCAATCGCGAATGCTACTTGATTTCGGATTTTCATCCATCGGGTTTTTTGGCGCAAGATACGGCCTTTGCCAAGCGGCGCGACTACGAGAAAATAAACCTGTTTGTTTTGAATGTAGCGCCAAGCGATAAGCAAAATGTTGCGCTGTATCATCACGAGGTTTTAACCAAAATTTTTGAGCCGCAAAAGCCCATTCGCGTTCAGGCGCAGGCGCGTTTCAGCCAAAGCGAGCCGGCGCAAAACGCGGTGGTTCAGCTTTTTTTGAAGGAAAAACTTTCGGCAGAAAAAAGCCTTTCGCCACAGCCCGATGGAACGGCGCAAACGGTTTTAACCGCCATGCCGAGCGGAACGGGCTGTACTTGCGGTAAAATCTTGCTCGAGGATGACAATTTGAATGCGGATAATCAGCGATTTTTTTCGGTCTACATTCCCGAAAAAATTCACGTGCTGATGGCCTATGAAAATCGCGAAACGGTTCGCTTTCTGGAAGCGGCGCTCAAAAGTTATGAGAATCCAAATTTTTTTGAGTTGGACTTCGTTTCTGCGCGGCAATTAGACGCACGAAATTTTGCGCCGTTCGACGCGCTACTATTGGTTGGCTTGGAAAACTTTTCTAAAACCACGCTGCAAAAGCTAAAAGTTTTCATGGAAAATGGCGGCGGCGTGATGCTTTTTGCCGCGCCTGAACTGAAAAATTATGAATCATACAACCAACTTTTGAAACTGCTCGGCGGCGGTCGGTTTCAGCCTGCGTCGGAAACTTTGGACAAAAGCAGTTTTACGCTCGATCCGCCTCATGTTCGTCATCCAATTTTTGACGGGATTTATCAAAATTCAAATCTTGCGCGATCCAATTCCCAGCTGCAGAGCAGCGAGTTGCCACAGATTTTTGCGCGGGCAAATTATGATAAATCACCATCCGAAGCCGCCGTTTTAACTTATCTCGACGGGCGCGCGCTATGTAGTTCGCTCAAACATGGCAATGGCGCAGCAGTCATTTTTGCCACGTTGCCAACTCCGCAAGCCACAAACCTGGTTTGGCAGCCGATTTTTGCGCCGCTCATATTTCGCTCGGTTTTTTTTGTCAGCAAAAAAGCGCAAAGCGCCACAATGGCCTACACGGTTGGCAAACCGGATGAGGCGATTTTGCCGCAGGGCACGGCGTTGCACGAACATTTAATCGTGAAAAAGCCCAGCGGGAAAGCATTCATTGCGCCGTTGCGAGAGCGGCTTGGCAGCGTGCGACTTCAGCTTCAGCCCGCGCTTTTTGATGAAATTGGCATTTACGAGGTCAGAAAAAGCGGCGCTCAAGGCGAGGAACTCCTTGAAAAGCTGGCGTTGAATTTAGCGCCAAGCGAATCGGAAATGGGCGCTTTGAAACGGCAGCAGGTTCAACAGGCGATTATGAAAACCGGCGTGGATTCTACCCATATTTATTTTGCCGAAACAGGCAAATTATCAAACGAGGCTGTGGCGAGCTTGATTTCCGGCTCACGCTATGGATTTGGCATTTGGAAATACTTGCTGGCGCTGGCTGCGGCGTGCTTGATTTTGGAAACCGTTTTGGCCAAAAAAGTGCGCGCGTAA